In one Sulfitobacter sp. LCG007 genomic region, the following are encoded:
- the mscL gene encoding large conductance mechanosensitive channel protein MscL, with protein sequence MIQEFKDFIAKGNVMDLAVGIIIGAAFTAIVQSVVNDLINPLIGLILGGVDFTDMYLVLSGSVPEGAGLDTARDSGAAIFAYGSFITACINFFIIAFVVFMLVKSVNRVRAMAERPDDVAPEVKTGPSELDVLIDIRDALKR encoded by the coding sequence ATGATTCAGGAATTCAAGGATTTCATCGCGAAGGGTAATGTGATGGACCTTGCCGTCGGCATCATCATCGGCGCCGCCTTCACCGCCATCGTGCAGTCGGTCGTCAATGACCTGATCAACCCGCTGATCGGCCTGATCCTTGGCGGCGTCGATTTCACCGACATGTACTTGGTGCTGTCGGGCAGCGTACCGGAGGGGGCGGGCCTCGATACCGCGCGCGACTCCGGGGCGGCGATCTTTGCCTACGGGTCCTTCATCACCGCCTGCATCAATTTCTTCATCATCGCCTTCGTCGTCTTCATGCTCGTCAAGTCCGTGAACCGGGTGCGCGCGATGGCGGAGCGACCCGACGACGTGGCTCCCGAGGTCAAGACCGGACCGTCGGAACTGGACGTCCTGATCGACATCCGGGACGCGCTCAAACGCTAG
- a CDS encoding glutathione S-transferase family protein, whose protein sequence is MKDVANHPISDRWPASDPGKLQLYSFPTPNGVKVSIMLEETGLPYEAHLVTLSDKDVKSPEFLALNPNNKIPAIIDPDGPDGAPLPLFESGAILIYLAEKTGKLIGTNAAEKAQIIQWVMFQMGGVGPMFGQLGFFSKFAGSEWEDKRPRDRYLDEVKRLLAVLERSMEGRDWIAGDYSIADIALCPWINALEFYGVRDDVGWQNHPNLIAWLERFYARPAVERGKNIPPRP, encoded by the coding sequence ATGAAAGACGTTGCGAACCACCCGATTTCCGATCGCTGGCCTGCAAGTGATCCTGGCAAGCTCCAGCTCTATTCCTTTCCGACACCCAACGGTGTCAAGGTCTCCATCATGCTGGAAGAGACCGGGCTTCCCTACGAGGCGCATCTGGTCACGCTGTCGGACAAGGACGTCAAAAGCCCCGAGTTCCTGGCGCTCAATCCCAACAACAAGATCCCTGCCATCATCGATCCGGACGGGCCAGACGGTGCACCGCTGCCGCTGTTCGAGAGCGGTGCGATCCTGATCTACCTGGCCGAGAAGACCGGAAAGCTCATCGGCACGAACGCTGCGGAGAAGGCGCAGATCATACAGTGGGTCATGTTTCAGATGGGCGGGGTCGGTCCGATGTTCGGCCAGCTCGGCTTCTTCTCGAAGTTCGCCGGCTCCGAATGGGAGGACAAGCGCCCGCGGGATCGCTATCTCGACGAAGTCAAACGCCTGCTGGCCGTACTCGAGCGCAGCATGGAAGGCAGGGACTGGATCGCAGGCGACTATTCCATCGCCGACATCGCGCTCTGCCCCTGGATCAACGCGCTTGAATTCTACGGTGTGCGAGACGATGTGGGATGGCAGAACCATCCCAACCTGATCGCCTGGCTCGAGCGTTTCTATGCCCGGCCCGCCGTGGAGCGCGGCAAGAACATTCCGCCCCGTCCGTGA
- a CDS encoding YtoQ family protein → MLKVYLSGEIHTDWRERIVTGLRGLEVDVTGPVTDHAASDDCGVAILGAETDRFWHDRKGAQINAIRTRKGIEDADVVVVRFGEQYRQWNAAFDAGYASALGKSLIILHGPEHAHALKEVDAAALAVAQAPEQVVDILRYVLTGKLPA, encoded by the coding sequence ATGCTGAAAGTCTACCTCTCGGGCGAGATCCATACCGACTGGCGGGAGCGGATCGTCACGGGCCTGCGGGGGCTCGAAGTCGACGTCACGGGCCCCGTCACCGATCATGCGGCCAGCGATGATTGCGGGGTGGCCATTCTCGGAGCGGAGACGGACAGATTCTGGCACGATCGCAAGGGTGCCCAGATCAACGCGATCCGGACGCGCAAGGGGATCGAGGACGCCGACGTGGTCGTCGTCCGGTTCGGCGAACAGTACCGGCAGTGGAATGCGGCTTTCGATGCAGGCTATGCGTCCGCGCTTGGAAAATCGCTGATCATCCTGCATGGGCCCGAGCACGCCCACGCGCTCAAGGAAGTCGACGCCGCAGCCCTCGCCGTGGCGCAGGCGCCCGAGCAGGTGGTGGATATCCTGCGCTACGTGCTGACCGGAAAGCTGCCCGCGTAA
- the pheT gene encoding phenylalanine--tRNA ligase subunit beta: MKFTLSWLKDHLDTTATVDEISEALTDLGLEVEGIEDRGARLKDFTLGYVRSAEKHPDADRLRICQVETDEGLKQIICGAPNAREGITVVVAKPGVYVPGIDTTIGVGKIRGVESFGMMASERELELSEEHDGIIELPSGEVGERFVDWLGRNDPAKVDPVIEIAITPNRPDALGVRGIARDLAARGIGKLKKRDIEGVEGQFVCPVSVSIDEDTLEQCPVFFGRYIRGVTNGPSPKWLQDRLRAIGLRPISFLVDVTNFFTYDRNRPLHVFDADKLEGATLRVHRAEGGERLLALDDKEYVFEPGMTLISDAKGVESIAGVMGGERTGCTAETVNVFVEAAYFDPVRTAYTGRALKINSDARYRFERGIDPDWTPVGVEAATRMILEHAGGEASEVVRAGQIPDTRRAFRLDAARVRSLVGMEIPESEQRQTLTALGFVLEGNMAHVPSWRPDVLGEADLVEEVARVASLTKLQGKPLKRMGEGVPQPILLPIQKRESAARRTCAALGYNECISYSFIDQASAALFGGGAEATRLENPISSDMSHMRPALLPGLLQAAARNQARGFADMALFEVGPAFHGGEPAEQHLLVSGLLVGRTGPKDVHGASRPVDVFDVKADAEAVLAAMGAPAKMQIQRGAPDWWHPGRHGMICLGPKKVLGIFGELHPRVLQAMDVKGPAMAFTLWPAEIPIPRKSGASRPALEVSDLQAVERDFAFVVDAQVEASTLVAAAMAADKSLIADVRVFDQFMGDSLGENKKSVGLAVRLQPRTETLKDKDIEAVGTRVIEKVIAATGGVLRA; this comes from the coding sequence ATGAAATTCACCCTTTCTTGGCTGAAGGATCACCTCGATACCACGGCCACCGTGGACGAAATCTCCGAGGCGCTGACCGATCTGGGGCTCGAGGTCGAGGGCATCGAGGACCGGGGCGCTCGGCTGAAGGACTTTACCCTTGGGTACGTGCGATCCGCCGAGAAGCATCCGGATGCGGACCGCTTGCGGATCTGTCAGGTCGAGACCGACGAGGGCCTCAAGCAGATCATCTGCGGGGCGCCCAATGCGCGCGAGGGGATCACGGTCGTGGTGGCCAAGCCCGGGGTCTATGTGCCGGGGATCGACACGACCATCGGCGTGGGCAAGATCCGGGGCGTCGAAAGCTTCGGGATGATGGCGTCGGAGCGCGAACTCGAGCTGTCGGAGGAGCATGACGGGATCATCGAACTGCCCTCGGGCGAGGTCGGGGAGCGCTTCGTGGACTGGCTGGGCCGGAACGATCCGGCCAAGGTGGATCCGGTGATCGAGATCGCCATTACGCCGAACCGGCCCGATGCGCTCGGTGTGCGGGGGATCGCGCGCGATCTCGCGGCGCGGGGCATCGGCAAGCTCAAGAAGCGCGATATCGAGGGTGTGGAGGGGCAGTTCGTCTGCCCGGTGAGTGTCAGCATCGATGAGGATACGCTGGAGCAATGCCCGGTCTTTTTCGGGCGATACATCCGGGGCGTGACCAACGGGCCCTCGCCAAAATGGCTGCAGGACCGGTTGCGCGCGATCGGGCTGAGGCCGATCTCCTTCCTCGTGGACGTGACCAACTTCTTCACCTACGACCGCAACCGTCCGCTGCATGTCTTCGATGCCGACAAGCTCGAAGGGGCGACCCTGCGGGTTCACCGGGCAGAGGGCGGAGAGCGGCTGCTGGCGCTCGATGACAAGGAATATGTCTTCGAGCCAGGCATGACGCTGATCTCTGATGCCAAAGGCGTCGAGAGCATCGCGGGGGTCATGGGCGGAGAACGCACGGGCTGCACCGCAGAGACGGTGAACGTCTTCGTAGAGGCGGCCTATTTCGACCCGGTCCGGACCGCCTATACCGGGCGCGCGCTCAAGATCAATTCCGACGCGCGCTACCGGTTCGAGCGCGGCATCGATCCTGACTGGACCCCGGTGGGGGTCGAGGCGGCGACGCGGATGATCCTCGAACATGCCGGCGGCGAAGCCTCGGAGGTCGTTCGGGCGGGGCAGATCCCGGACACGCGAAGGGCCTTCAGGCTCGATGCGGCGCGGGTGCGTTCGCTGGTGGGCATGGAGATACCGGAAAGCGAGCAGCGCCAGACCCTTACGGCCCTTGGCTTCGTGCTGGAAGGCAACATGGCGCATGTGCCGAGCTGGCGGCCGGACGTGCTGGGGGAGGCGGATCTGGTCGAGGAAGTGGCGCGGGTGGCCTCTCTGACCAAGCTCCAGGGCAAGCCGCTGAAGCGGATGGGCGAGGGCGTGCCGCAGCCGATCCTTTTGCCGATACAGAAGCGCGAAAGCGCGGCGCGGCGGACCTGCGCGGCACTGGGCTACAACGAATGCATAAGCTACAGCTTCATCGATCAGGCCTCAGCGGCGCTTTTCGGGGGCGGCGCGGAGGCAACACGGCTGGAAAACCCGATCAGCAGCGACATGAGCCACATGCGCCCAGCCCTGCTGCCAGGTCTGTTGCAGGCGGCGGCGCGCAACCAGGCGCGGGGGTTTGCCGACATGGCGCTCTTCGAGGTCGGACCAGCCTTCCACGGCGGTGAACCGGCAGAGCAGCACCTGCTGGTAAGCGGGTTGCTGGTCGGGCGGACGGGGCCGAAGGATGTGCATGGCGCGTCGCGCCCGGTCGATGTGTTCGACGTGAAGGCGGATGCCGAGGCGGTTCTTGCCGCGATGGGGGCGCCAGCGAAGATGCAGATCCAGCGCGGGGCGCCGGACTGGTGGCACCCCGGGCGGCATGGGATGATCTGTCTTGGCCCGAAGAAGGTGCTGGGCATCTTCGGCGAGCTGCATCCCCGCGTCCTTCAGGCGATGGACGTGAAGGGGCCGGCGATGGCCTTCACGCTCTGGCCGGCGGAAATCCCGATTCCGCGCAAGTCAGGTGCGTCGCGCCCCGCGCTGGAGGTCAGCGACCTTCAGGCCGTGGAACGCGATTTCGCCTTCGTCGTCGATGCGCAGGTCGAGGCGTCGACGCTCGTCGCGGCTGCGATGGCGGCCGACAAGTCTCTGATCGCCGATGTTCGGGTCTTTGACCAGTTCATGGGCGACAGCCTGGGCGAGAACAAGAAATCCGTCGGGCTCGCGGTGCGCCTGCAACCTCGGACCGAGACGCTGAAGGACAAGGACATCGAGGCCGTCGGAACCAGGGTGATCGAGAAGGTCATCGCGGCGACCGGTGGTGTTCTGCGGGCCTGA
- a CDS encoding YrhK family protein has protein sequence MLFHRDRRHQNARSERVYAAFEIAYTVVDFIAALTFLLGSIMFLSEAWTTFGTWLFIVGSVCFTAKPTIRLVRELKLAAIGDTEDLAARLRG, from the coding sequence ATGCTGTTTCACAGGGACCGACGCCATCAGAATGCGCGCAGCGAGCGCGTCTATGCGGCGTTCGAGATCGCCTATACGGTTGTCGACTTCATCGCCGCGCTGACCTTTCTGCTGGGTTCCATCATGTTCCTGTCGGAGGCATGGACCACTTTCGGGACTTGGCTTTTCATCGTCGGTTCAGTCTGCTTCACCGCAAAGCCGACGATCCGGCTGGTACGAGAGCTTAAACTGGCCGCCATCGGCGACACCGAAGACCTTGCAGCGCGGCTGCGGGGCTGA
- the pheS gene encoding phenylalanine--tRNA ligase subunit alpha, with protein sequence MDDLKTKYLGQIAAAADESALEAIRVAAVGKKGEVALMMRELGRMTPEERQVEGPRLNALKDEITSALAARKAALGDAALDERLQAEWLDVTLPVRDRRQGTIHPVSQVTEEVTAIFGELGFAVAEGPRIETDWYNFDALNIPGHHPARAEMDTFYMARAEGDDRPPHVLRTHTSPVQIRTMESQGAPLRIICPGGVYRADYDQTHTPMFHQVEGLAIDSDISMANLKWVLEEFFSAFFGTAVKTRFRASHFPFTEPSAEVDIQCSWEGGALKVGEGDGWLEVLGSGMVHPKVLQAGGIDPEKWQGFAFGMGIDRIAMLKYGIPDLRAFFDSDLRWLRHYGFAALDVPTLRGGLSG encoded by the coding sequence ATGGACGATCTGAAAACGAAATATCTGGGCCAGATTGCCGCGGCAGCCGACGAGAGCGCGCTGGAGGCGATCCGTGTCGCGGCGGTGGGCAAGAAGGGGGAGGTTGCGCTGATGATGCGCGAGCTCGGCCGGATGACGCCCGAGGAGCGGCAGGTCGAGGGGCCGCGGCTGAATGCGCTCAAGGACGAGATCACCTCGGCGCTTGCGGCCAGGAAGGCGGCGCTGGGGGATGCGGCGCTCGACGAGAGGCTGCAGGCGGAATGGCTGGACGTGACGCTGCCCGTGCGGGACCGGCGGCAGGGCACGATCCATCCGGTGAGCCAGGTGACCGAAGAGGTCACGGCGATCTTCGGAGAGCTGGGTTTTGCCGTGGCCGAAGGACCGCGGATCGAGACGGACTGGTACAATTTCGACGCGCTCAACATCCCCGGCCATCATCCGGCGCGGGCCGAGATGGACACCTTCTACATGGCGCGGGCGGAGGGCGACGACCGTCCGCCACATGTGCTGCGCACCCATACCTCGCCGGTGCAGATCCGGACCATGGAGTCGCAGGGCGCGCCGCTTCGGATCATATGCCCGGGCGGGGTCTACCGCGCAGACTACGACCAGACGCACACGCCAATGTTCCATCAGGTGGAGGGGCTGGCGATCGACAGCGACATCTCGATGGCGAACCTCAAGTGGGTGCTCGAGGAATTCTTCTCGGCCTTCTTCGGCACCGCGGTGAAGACCCGTTTCCGGGCCTCGCATTTTCCCTTCACCGAACCCTCGGCAGAGGTCGACATCCAGTGTTCCTGGGAGGGCGGCGCGCTGAAGGTGGGCGAGGGGGATGGCTGGCTGGAGGTGCTGGGCTCGGGCATGGTCCATCCCAAGGTGCTGCAGGCGGGCGGGATCGACCCGGAGAAATGGCAGGGCTTCGCCTTCGGCATGGGGATCGACCGGATCGCGATGCTGAAATACGGGATCCCCGATCTGCGGGCGTTTTTTGACTCGGACCTGCGGTGGCTGCGGCACTACGGGTTCGCGGCGCTGGATGTGCCGACGCTGCGGGGTGGGTTGAGCGGGTGA